A portion of the Cryptomeria japonica chromosome 5, Sugi_1.0, whole genome shotgun sequence genome contains these proteins:
- the LOC131045761 gene encoding GDSL esterase/lipase At5g03610: MDLVKPVVSGIIEAVKELYESGLRNFAVSNIGPFGCMPEIGKTSCDSNYDYFLALHTRLLREGVESLKSDLKELSIIISDLVSAIKYIFSGPAQFGFVDLFIPCCAAKGRVDMCGEVDQVGRALYEVCSNVDEKFYWDGGHPTQRGWDAIMWLYGNGAEEENKTISFIEGAPNVIEWVESFGFVAYSISTMFSPK; the protein is encoded by the exons ATGGATCTGGTGAAACCTGTGGTAAGCGGGATAATCGAGGCCGTGAAAGAGTTGTATGAAAGCGGGCTTAGGAATTTTGCGGTGAGTAATATTGGTCCGTTTGGGTGCATGCCTGAGATCGGCAAAACATCCTGTGATTCAAACTACGATTACTTTTTAGCTCTTCATACAAGATTATTGAGAGAGGGCGTAGAAAGCCTCAAATCGGATCTCAAGGAATTGTCCATCATAATTTCAGATTTGGTGTCTGCAATTAAATATATCTTCTCCGGTCCTGCACAATTTG GTTTTGTGGATTTGTTCATTCCTTGCTGTGCCGCAAAAGGTAGGGTTGATATGTGTGGAGAAGTGGATCAAGTAGGGAGGGCTTTATATGAAGTGTGTTCAAACGTAGATGAAAAGTTCTACTGGGATGGAGGCCATCCAACACAGAGAGGATGGGATGCGATAATGTGGCTGTACGGTAATGGAGCAGAAGAAGAGAATAAAACAATCAGTTTTATTGAGGGGGCGCCAAACGTTATTGAGTGGGTAGAGTCATTTGGATTTGTGGCTTACAGTATCTCCACAATGTTTTCACCTAAATAA
- the LOC131045833 gene encoding GDSL esterase/lipase At5g03610 → MDAMLSTALFLLTLVNLFAGKGSAEKAEALFVFGDSYADTGNHDPYDQAVNQAWRRPNGLIWPGYPAGRISSGKIQTDFWADILGISSPIAYELLRSHDCNVNASKIKQGVNFAVGGSGIFRAFGFKTVPEQVQQFKKLIAAGSGFDSPKLSRSVVLVSVAGNDYAALSSSQSGSIEGLVDLVKPVVSGILEVVKDLYETGLRNFVVSNIAALGCGAEIGKTSCDPKYDGVINLHTKLLIDGVHHLRSNLKGSSIIITDLDSAFNYIFRNSEQHGFVDMFFPCCAAPDDAKSCAEVDEKGRALYEVCDNVDAKFFWDFGHPTERGWLELMALYSYGADVAEEDRKLSFVQGAENIIEWIQSLGFLAHNISPQSAFAIL, encoded by the exons ATGGATGCAATGCTTTCCACTGCTTTGTTTCTGCTAACACTTGTCAACTTATTTGCAG GTAAAGGAAGCGCAGAGAAGGCAGAAGCCTTATTTGTTTTTGGAGATTCGTATGCAGACACTGGAAACCATGATCCTTACGATCAAGCAGTAAATCAAGCGTGGAGAAGACCAAATGGTCTAATTTGGCCTGGTTACCCAGCAGGCAGAATTTCTTCAGGGAAAATCCAGACTGACTTTTGGG CGGATATATTGGGTATTTCCAGTCCCATCGCTTATGAGCTGCTCAGAAGTCATGACTGTAATGTAAATGCAAGCAAGATTAAACAAGGAGTGAATTTTGCAGTGGGCGGCAGCGGGATATTTCGGGCTTTTGGCTTCAAAACAGTTCCAGAACAAGTCCAACAGTTCAAAAAACTGATTGCCGCAGGTTCAGGGTTCGATTCCCCAAAGCTGTCGAGGTCTGTAGTGCTTGTCTCTGTAGCTGGAAATGACTACGCCGCGCTCAGTAGCAGCCAAAGTGGATCTATTGAG GGTTTGGTAGATCTGGTGAAACCTGTAGTGAGCGGCATACTGGAGGTTGTGAAAGATCTGTATGAGACTGGGCTCAGGAATTTTGTGGTCAGTAATATTGCCGCCCTTGGCTGCGGAGCTGAAATCGGCAAGACGTCCTGCGATCCCAAATATGATGGCGTTATAAATCTCCATACCAAATTACTAATTGACGGCGTGCATCATCTCAGGTCGAATCTGAAGGGGTCGTCCATTATAATTACAGACCTGGACTCGGCATTTAACTATATTTTTCGCAATTCTGAACAACATG GGTTTGTGGATATGTTCTTCCCATGCTGTGCTGCGCCAGATGATGCAAAATCTTGTGCAGAAGTAGATGAAAAAGGAAGGGCTTTATATGAGGTTTGTGATAACGTGGATGCAAAATTCTTTTGGGATTTTGGGCATCCAACAGAGAGAGGATGGTTGGAGTTAATGGCACTTTACAGTTATGGTGCAGATGTTGCAGAAGAGGATAGGAAATTGAGTTTTGTTCAAGGGGCGGAGAATATCATTGAGTGGATACAATCCCTTGGCTTCCTTGCTCACAATATTTCACCACAATCTGCATTCGCTATCCTCTGA
- the LOC131045816 gene encoding LOW QUALITY PROTEIN: GDSL esterase/lipase At5g03610 (The sequence of the model RefSeq protein was modified relative to this genomic sequence to represent the inferred CDS: substituted 1 base at 1 genomic stop codon), which yields MDAMFSRLPFLIIILSLFAGRSIAEKARALFVFGDSYADTGNKDPYNQSINQPWRRPYGLTWLGYPAGRFSSGKIXRDFWDKPIFHSQTVKYQVLRAYLCVVVVCAGDILGLPVPIAYELLRSHDCKATAKKIRKGVNFAVGGSGIFQAYGFITVAQQVKQFKKLIAGSHGFDSRKLSRSVVLISVAGNDYGTFLSSRNGSIQVIQNLRPLFACKNFRTFIFCNFVSLIQGVIDLVKPVVSGTIDAVKELYESGLRNFAVSNIGPFGCGPQIGKASCDSNYDDFVALHTK from the exons ATGGACGCCATGTTTTCTCGCCTTCCCTTTCTGATAATCATTCTCTCTTTATTTGCAG GGAGAAGCATTGCAGAAAAGGCTAGGGCGCTCTTTGTATTCGGAGACTCTTACGCCGACACAGGAAATAAAGATCCATACAATCAAAGTATAAACCAGCCATGGAGAAGACCATACGGTTTGACCTGGCTTGGCTATCCCGCAGGCAGATTTTCTTCTGGCAAAATCTAGAGAGACTTTTGGGATAAACCAATCTTCCACTCACAAACGGTCAAATATCAGGTGTTAAGGGCTTATCTATGTGTGGTTGTGGTGTGTGCAGGAGATATTTTAGGGCTTCCCGTTCCCATAGCTTATGAGCTGCTGAGAAGTCACGACTGTAAAGCAACTGCAAAGAAGATTAGAAAAGGAGTGAATTTTGCAGTTGGAGGCAGTGGAATATTTCAAGCCTACGGTTTCATAACAGTAGCACAACAGGTGAAGCAGTTTAAGAAACTGATAGCAGGAAGTCACGGGTTCGATTCTCGCAAGCTCTCGCGGTCTGTAGTTCTTATCTCTGTGGCTGGCAACGACTACGGTACATTCCTTTCTAGTAGAAACGGCTCCATTCAGGTAATTCAAAATCTAAGGCCTCTCTTCGCCTGCAAAAACTTCAGAACATTTATATTTTGCAACTTTGTGAGCTTAATACAGGGAGTGATCGATCTGGTGAAACCTGTGGTAAGTGGGACAATCGACGCTGTGAAAGAGCTGTATGAAAGCGGACTTAGGAATTTTGCGGTGAGTAATATTGGTCCGTTTGGGTGCGGGCCTCAGATCGGCAAAGCATCCTGTGATTCAAACTACGATGACTTTGTAGCCCTTCATACAAAATAA